A genomic segment from Leptolyngbya boryana PCC 6306 encodes:
- a CDS encoding NACHT domain-containing protein, translating into MVKRSLQASPAGIQQAKRAFAIKGWTQENLAGEVNLKTRQPIWRFFTGQPVDRQTFLEICSILDLDWREIALDPPVDFPVPGERTKVVPLDVDSLVQQVRSQHQDTIQDQCGILQLLDVNRPVRIDDIYVDVNTLEEIASQQWVEIAELQNLKPTDFDRLGLGDIEQKLIPGMQTVKTYSKLRVLGKPGIGKTTFLQHLAIQCNRGEFAANRVPLFMAMREFTKESRNSGTFSLFNYVCSCFVPSGISDPAVIETLLQSGRVLLLMDGIDELMNQDSASVLREIRQFSDKYHRNQFVVSCRTAAQKFQLRGFTDIEIAPFTQTQITTFAQKWFAVFSRTTPRAQQNQSVEFMRKLDLPENWQFRQLAVTPLFLHLACWVFQGQEKIPTKRTEFYKQGLDLLLGKWDEARGVERDEAYPGFLLPQKLRLLSQLAAVTFEQGQYFFEQGMIEQYIGDYLRNLPNTSLEPEELQVASEKMLKAIEAQHGLLTERARGIFSFSYLAFQEYFTARKIVASPNLRALEQALGNLVSHISDAHWREVFLLTAAMLRSADSLVQLMKQQIDALVAEDPYLQNFLMKVSQKSQSNPNEPKIATTRAFDHIQHSWQFSPEQQQVLQRYYDANQLLIDCLNSNCEVTAAIRQEIEATLLLPQKESEDRELQGE; encoded by the coding sequence ATGGTCAAGCGCTCACTTCAGGCATCTCCTGCTGGTATTCAACAGGCTAAACGTGCGTTTGCTATCAAAGGCTGGACGCAGGAAAATCTGGCAGGGGAAGTGAACTTAAAGACCCGTCAACCCATCTGGCGCTTTTTCACTGGACAACCTGTCGATCGCCAAACTTTTCTAGAAATTTGTTCGATTTTGGATTTAGATTGGCGCGAGATTGCACTTGATCCGCCTGTAGATTTTCCCGTACCTGGAGAACGAACAAAAGTAGTTCCTCTCGATGTGGATAGTTTAGTCCAGCAAGTGCGATCGCAGCATCAAGACACGATTCAAGATCAGTGCGGCATCTTACAGTTACTTGATGTCAACCGTCCGGTGAGGATTGATGATATCTATGTCGATGTCAATACTTTAGAAGAAATTGCTAGCCAACAATGGGTCGAGATCGCTGAACTACAGAACCTAAAGCCGACTGACTTCGATCGTCTGGGCTTAGGAGACATTGAGCAAAAGCTAATCCCCGGAATGCAGACAGTCAAGACTTATTCAAAGCTGAGAGTTTTGGGAAAGCCGGGAATCGGGAAAACCACTTTTTTGCAACATCTAGCGATTCAGTGCAATCGGGGAGAATTTGCTGCTAATCGAGTGCCGCTCTTTATGGCAATGAGAGAGTTTACAAAAGAATCTAGAAACAGTGGCACTTTTAGCCTTTTTAATTATGTGTGCTCTTGCTTTGTTCCTTCTGGCATTTCAGACCCCGCCGTAATTGAAACGTTGCTACAATCAGGTCGAGTTTTGCTGTTAATGGACGGGATTGATGAACTGATGAATCAGGACAGTGCATCGGTTCTACGGGAAATTCGCCAATTCTCAGATAAGTATCATCGCAATCAGTTTGTTGTTTCCTGTCGTACAGCGGCTCAAAAGTTTCAACTTCGAGGCTTCACCGATATTGAGATTGCACCCTTCACCCAAACGCAAATCACAACATTCGCGCAAAAATGGTTTGCTGTATTCAGCAGAACAACACCACGAGCGCAGCAAAATCAGTCCGTTGAGTTTATGCGGAAACTAGACTTACCGGAGAACTGGCAGTTTCGCCAACTGGCTGTTACCCCTTTGTTTCTGCACCTTGCCTGCTGGGTATTTCAGGGTCAAGAAAAAATTCCAACAAAGCGGACTGAATTTTACAAGCAAGGACTCGATCTGCTGCTGGGGAAGTGGGATGAAGCCAGAGGAGTCGAACGCGATGAGGCTTACCCAGGTTTTTTATTACCTCAAAAGCTAAGATTGCTGAGCCAATTGGCAGCAGTCACTTTTGAGCAGGGTCAGTACTTTTTTGAACAGGGCATGATTGAACAGTACATCGGAGACTATTTACGAAACCTACCGAATACGTCATTAGAACCCGAAGAACTGCAAGTTGCAAGCGAGAAGATGCTAAAAGCGATCGAGGCACAGCATGGACTTTTAACTGAACGAGCACGAGGCATTTTTTCATTTTCCTACTTGGCGTTTCAAGAATACTTCACGGCTCGGAAAATTGTCGCTAGCCCTAATTTACGAGCATTAGAGCAAGCATTAGGAAACTTAGTGAGCCACATTAGCGATGCTCACTGGCGCGAAGTGTTCTTGTTAACAGCAGCAATGTTGCGAAGTGCAGATTCGCTCGTGCAGTTGATGAAACAACAAATTGATGCGCTAGTCGCAGAAGATCCCTATTTACAAAATTTTCTAATGAAGGTCAGCCAAAAATCCCAATCGAACCCAAACGAGCCGAAAATTGCAACCACTCGCGCGTTTGACCACATTCAGCATTCCTGGCAGTTTAGTCCTGAGCAACAGCAAGTCCTACAACGGTACTACGATGCCAATCAGCTCCTAATTGATTGTTTGAATAGCAACTGTGAAGTCACAGCCGCAATTCGACAAGAGATTGAAGCAACGTTGCTCTTGCCTCAGAAAGAGTCAGAGGATCGAGAATTGCAAGGAGAATGA
- a CDS encoding iron uptake porin — MLRTVWHSLVLLPGLFSIFAIAAVAETSPALTQVETSVNQLASEAQPSQLAGQVTSVSQLSDVRPTDWAFQALQSLVERYGCIAGYPDRTYRGNRALTRYEFAAGLNACLDRVNELIAAATTDLVKREDLATLQKLQEEFAAELATLRGMVDSLEARTTTLEKQQFSTTTKLTGEVIFSAAQAFGDERAINSDQQRIIDAAATPAARETATTAAIGAGSARNVQENLTLSSRVRIAFDTSFNGRDRLRTQLQARNIPSFAGAVTNTNMARLGYDGSNDNSVSLRRLEYRFPLGDQTTVFVGTGTGDGLEFNDSIPTLSPFESSGSGAISRFGRFNPIYRAGSGTGVIVNHRLGREFTVGNRFTLSLGYLVPTGDAQDPSLDRGLFSGNYAAIGQLVYQPTPNFGLGFTYVNAYYTAGSGISGSTGSSFANNPFGSTGTINGAGNIPTTTNQFGLQANIRLNPGLTLAGWAGYTDAKANRRVNTISGQGTALNPAVQDGDNASIWNWSVGLGFPDLFKEGNFGGLIFGMPPKVTSSDYGPTTGTGVIRRRRDRDTSYHLEAFYRYRLNDNIAITPGVLVIFNPEHNSANDTLLIGTIRTTFTF, encoded by the coding sequence ATGTTACGAACAGTTTGGCATTCCCTTGTGTTATTGCCTGGGTTATTTTCTATCTTTGCGATCGCGGCTGTTGCTGAAACTTCGCCTGCATTAACGCAAGTCGAAACTTCAGTCAATCAGCTTGCAAGCGAAGCCCAACCTTCACAGCTTGCTGGTCAGGTTACTTCGGTTTCTCAACTTTCTGATGTTCGCCCGACAGATTGGGCATTTCAAGCGTTACAGTCTCTCGTTGAGCGGTATGGTTGTATTGCAGGCTATCCCGATCGGACCTATCGGGGCAATCGTGCTTTAACGCGCTACGAATTTGCAGCAGGTTTGAATGCTTGCCTCGATCGCGTCAATGAATTGATTGCAGCAGCAACCACTGATTTAGTGAAGCGAGAAGATTTAGCAACCCTGCAAAAGCTCCAAGAAGAGTTTGCAGCAGAGTTAGCAACGCTGCGGGGCATGGTGGATAGTTTAGAGGCACGAACCACTACGCTAGAAAAACAGCAATTCTCCACGACTACTAAGCTAACCGGGGAAGTCATTTTCTCGGCAGCGCAAGCGTTCGGAGATGAAAGAGCGATCAACTCTGATCAACAACGAATCATTGATGCAGCAGCAACGCCCGCAGCACGGGAAACAGCAACTACAGCCGCGATTGGAGCAGGATCAGCGCGAAATGTACAAGAGAATCTAACCCTGTCTAGTCGGGTGCGAATTGCTTTTGATACCAGCTTCAATGGTCGCGATCGCTTAAGAACTCAACTGCAAGCCCGGAACATTCCCTCTTTTGCAGGTGCAGTCACCAACACAAACATGGCTCGTTTGGGCTATGACGGTAGCAATGACAACAGTGTTTCATTGCGTCGCCTAGAGTATCGTTTCCCACTCGGAGATCAAACCACGGTCTTTGTTGGAACGGGAACGGGTGACGGGTTAGAATTCAACGATTCTATTCCGACCCTCAGTCCTTTTGAATCCAGTGGTTCTGGTGCAATTTCCCGCTTTGGTCGCTTTAACCCAATCTACCGTGCGGGTAGCGGAACGGGTGTGATTGTCAACCATCGCTTAGGGCGAGAATTTACTGTTGGCAATCGGTTTACCTTGTCTTTAGGTTATTTAGTCCCGACTGGAGATGCACAAGATCCAAGCCTCGATCGAGGTTTATTTAGTGGCAACTATGCAGCGATCGGGCAGTTAGTCTATCAACCGACCCCTAATTTTGGACTTGGCTTTACCTATGTAAATGCCTACTACACAGCGGGTTCGGGCATCTCAGGTAGCACAGGCAGTAGCTTTGCTAACAATCCATTTGGTAGCACAGGTACCATTAACGGCGCGGGAAATATTCCAACCACTACAAATCAATTCGGACTCCAAGCAAATATCCGGTTGAATCCTGGCTTAACATTAGCAGGCTGGGCAGGTTATACCGATGCGAAGGCAAATCGCCGAGTCAACACGATTTCTGGTCAAGGAACCGCTCTCAATCCAGCGGTTCAGGATGGAGATAATGCTTCTATCTGGAACTGGTCAGTCGGACTTGGGTTCCCTGATCTCTTCAAAGAAGGGAATTTTGGCGGATTAATCTTTGGGATGCCGCCGAAAGTGACGAGTAGTGATTATGGCCCGACCACAGGAACGGGCGTGATTCGTCGCCGTCGCGATCGCGATACTTCTTATCACTTGGAAGCATTCTACCGCTATCGCTTGAATGACAATATCGCCATCACACCGGGTGTTCTGGTGATCTTTAATCCAGAGCACAATTCGGCAAACGATACGCTCTTGATTGGTACCATTCGTACCACATTTACCTTCTAA
- a CDS encoding globin family protein: MSVIQKLIVNADAECRYPTPGEMDQIKSFMMSSDRRLRLVKTLTESRDRIVKEATKQLFQRRPNLVSPGGNAYGENMTATCLRDMDYYLRLITYSVAAGETTPLEDIGLIGVRQMYNSLGTPLEGVAEGVRAMKAMTTSLMSEEEASEVGAYFDYLIAGLQ, from the coding sequence ATGAGTGTAATTCAGAAATTAATCGTGAACGCAGACGCAGAGTGCCGCTATCCTACGCCAGGCGAAATGGATCAGATCAAAAGCTTTATGATGAGTAGCGATCGTCGATTGCGCTTGGTCAAAACTTTAACTGAAAGTCGCGATCGCATTGTTAAAGAAGCCACTAAACAATTGTTTCAGCGTCGTCCCAATTTAGTCTCTCCAGGCGGCAATGCCTATGGAGAGAACATGACCGCAACCTGCTTGCGGGATATGGATTACTACCTGCGCTTAATCACATACAGCGTTGCTGCTGGAGAAACGACTCCGCTTGAAGATATCGGACTGATTGGAGTGCGCCAGATGTACAATTCCCTTGGGACACCGCTTGAGGGAGTTGCTGAGGGTGTTCGCGCCATGAAAGCAATGACAACGTCACTCATGTCAGAAGAAGAAGCAAGTGAAGTCGGTGCTTATTTCGACTACTTAATTGCTGGGCTTCAGTAA
- a CDS encoding P-II family nitrogen regulator: MSDSLAQGILVTIIGEAVLQERLIRLLSKLGVSGYTIIPAQGGGSHGKRMGDIAGYNTNIELKTIVTLEISDQLLEDLKQYQATHALIAFRQTVEGLFD, from the coding sequence ATGTCTGATTCTTTAGCTCAAGGCATTCTTGTCACAATTATTGGTGAAGCTGTTTTGCAAGAGAGACTAATCCGTCTGTTATCAAAACTAGGAGTGTCCGGCTACACAATTATTCCAGCTCAGGGCGGAGGAAGCCATGGTAAACGGATGGGAGACATCGCAGGTTACAACACCAACATTGAACTCAAAACCATTGTCACCTTAGAAATCTCGGATCAATTGCTAGAAGATCTCAAGCAATATCAAGCAACTCATGCTCTAATTGCATTTCGACAAACCGTAGAAGGATTGTTTGATTAG
- the pstS gene encoding phosphate ABC transporter substrate-binding protein PstS, translating into MALSTAFRRAATASVVTIALTLTPVLTAIAEAVTLNGAGATFPALLYERYISEFKKKNPGATVNYQAIGSGGGIRQTIAGVVDFGGSDAAMTDDDMKKVDRGVILVPTAGGSVVPIFNLPGVSNLKLGREVLPDIFSGRITRWNDPRIAKDNPGVNLPNSDIKTVVRADGSGTTFVFVNHLSAVNPYFRGRVGVGTAPKWTTNPLKGRGNAGVASTVQKTSGSIGYVEQSYAEKNKLNVAQVQTKRGEWLSPSLAETNKAIASLKLPDNFRVFDGDPDAGYPITGLTWMMIYRRYDNPEKAAAVKKWVEWVLTEGQELNDDLNFARIAPSDVQRILQVVRNEVKP; encoded by the coding sequence ATGGCACTCTCGACAGCTTTTCGCCGCGCTGCTACTGCGTCTGTAGTAACCATTGCGCTCACGCTTACTCCAGTTTTGACCGCGATCGCCGAAGCCGTCACACTCAATGGAGCTGGCGCAACTTTCCCGGCACTCCTGTATGAACGGTATATTTCCGAATTTAAGAAGAAGAATCCTGGCGCGACGGTGAACTATCAAGCAATCGGAAGCGGCGGTGGGATTCGCCAAACTATCGCAGGCGTTGTAGACTTCGGCGGTAGTGATGCGGCGATGACCGATGACGATATGAAGAAGGTCGATCGCGGCGTGATTTTAGTCCCAACGGCAGGTGGTTCTGTCGTGCCCATCTTCAATCTTCCTGGGGTTTCTAACCTCAAACTTGGTCGCGAAGTGCTACCGGACATTTTTTCAGGTCGGATCACCCGTTGGAATGACCCAAGAATTGCGAAAGATAATCCGGGTGTGAATCTACCTAACTCCGACATTAAGACCGTTGTTCGTGCCGATGGGAGTGGGACAACGTTTGTGTTTGTAAACCACCTCAGTGCAGTCAATCCGTACTTCAGAGGGCGTGTAGGCGTGGGAACAGCCCCCAAATGGACGACAAATCCGTTGAAAGGGCGGGGCAATGCAGGGGTTGCCTCTACTGTTCAGAAAACGTCGGGATCGATTGGCTATGTTGAGCAATCTTATGCTGAGAAAAATAAGCTGAACGTTGCTCAGGTGCAAACGAAGCGGGGGGAATGGCTGTCTCCGTCACTAGCAGAGACCAACAAAGCCATTGCATCCTTGAAACTCCCGGATAATTTTCGGGTGTTTGATGGAGATCCAGACGCAGGATATCCGATTACAGGGCTGACCTGGATGATGATCTATCGCCGCTATGACAACCCTGAAAAAGCAGCAGCCGTGAAAAAGTGGGTTGAATGGGTTCTTACAGAAGGTCAAGAACTCAATGATGATCTGAATTTTGCTCGAATTGCACCGAGTGATGTGCAACGGATTTTGCAAGTAGTCAGAAACGAAGTCAAGCCCTAG
- a CDS encoding pentapeptide repeat-containing protein — MNANEVLNRYAEGQRNFRTEDLKNLNFANANLSGVDFTGANLTGSDLSSSDLSDTNLNWATLKGANLGGANLKGAKLPNGSIYNEFLGSANYLGN, encoded by the coding sequence ATGAATGCTAATGAAGTCCTCAACCGATACGCAGAAGGGCAAAGAAATTTCAGAACAGAAGATTTGAAAAACTTGAACTTTGCAAACGCAAATCTAAGCGGAGTTGATTTTACTGGGGCAAATTTGACCGGATCAGACTTGAGCAGTTCAGACCTAAGCGATACCAACCTAAACTGGGCAACTTTGAAAGGAGCTAACCTTGGCGGAGCAAACTTAAAAGGCGCAAAGCTGCCCAATGGCAGTATTTACAACGAATTTTTGGGATCTGCTAATTACTTAGGTAATTAG
- a CDS encoding pentapeptide repeat-containing protein yields the protein MNAQEIVELYATGQRDFSHVKLLQVCLTDAKLIGAKLIGAELVRADLRGADLTEAHLNQAKLNQANLADAAMIQACLIHADLSGADLSGANLTHADLSGADLSEAKLGGANLRKADLSKADLSGADLRGANLTEANLRESDLSDADLNGAHLSEANLTGATIQGANIDHTGLSKTIMPDGSVHD from the coding sequence ATGAATGCTCAAGAGATTGTAGAACTCTATGCAACAGGACAACGAGATTTTAGTCACGTCAAACTGCTCCAAGTCTGCTTGACAGATGCAAAGCTGATTGGAGCAAAGCTGATTGGGGCTGAGTTAGTCAGAGCGGATCTGCGCGGGGCGGATCTTACTGAGGCTCACCTTAACCAAGCAAAACTAAATCAAGCAAATCTAGCCGATGCCGCAATGATTCAAGCTTGCTTAATCCATGCAGACCTGAGTGGGGCAGACCTGAGTGGGGCGAATTTGACTCATGCAGATTTGAGCGGCGCAGATCTCAGTGAAGCTAAACTAGGTGGGGCAAATTTGCGGAAAGCAGATTTGAGTAAGGCAGATCTAAGCGGTGCTGATTTACGAGGTGCAAATTTAACTGAAGCCAATCTGAGAGAGTCAGATTTGAGTGATGCAGACCTCAACGGCGCACATTTGAGTGAAGCGAATCTAACGGGAGCAACAATTCAAGGAGCCAATATCGACCATACAGGATTAAGTAAAACGATAATGCCCGATGGCAGCGTGCATGACTAG
- a CDS encoding NblA/ycf18 family protein: MDPSSGLTPEQEFNLRNFADQAHWMSREQAQEFLIVQYRLTLVQKTTMYLGLLKQEWKLELNPTNI, translated from the coding sequence ATGGATCCATCGAGCGGACTTACTCCAGAGCAGGAATTCAACCTCAGAAATTTTGCAGATCAAGCCCACTGGATGTCCCGTGAGCAGGCTCAAGAGTTTCTGATTGTACAGTATCGACTCACGTTAGTTCAGAAAACAACGATGTATCTAGGGCTTCTCAAGCAGGAATGGAAATTGGAACTCAATCCCACCAATATTTAA
- the pstC gene encoding phosphate ABC transporter permease subunit PstC — protein sequence MSSSLSSRSPSPSITDGNTAWLDRGFAWVLQAVALASIGVLLWMGWVIFKSAAPAIQAFGLGFLSRQEWDVNQLQFGALTYIYGTLVSSFIALLFAVPVGITVAIVTSEKFLPAVVRSLLGFLVELIASIPSVIIGFWGIFVLIPFMKPIQLWLHQQFGWIPFFSTETFGPSLLVAGTILAVMILPTIAAISRDVMTSIPQELRTASMSLGATRWEMIFTILLPASASGIVGAVILALGRALGETMAVTMVIGNSDQVSLSLLDASNTIPAILANQFPEALDELHIGALMYLALILFALTLIVNIIATVLVKIVSFKR from the coding sequence ATGAGTTCTTCGCTTTCTTCACGATCTCCATCACCTTCGATCACGGATGGAAATACAGCATGGCTTGATCGGGGCTTTGCTTGGGTGCTCCAGGCTGTTGCATTAGCCTCGATCGGAGTATTGCTGTGGATGGGTTGGGTGATTTTTAAGTCTGCTGCTCCCGCAATTCAGGCATTTGGGTTGGGATTTTTATCGCGTCAGGAATGGGATGTCAATCAGCTTCAATTTGGTGCTCTGACTTACATTTACGGAACTCTTGTGAGTTCTTTTATTGCACTCTTATTTGCGGTTCCAGTTGGCATTACCGTTGCCATTGTGACGAGTGAGAAATTCTTACCTGCGGTAGTGCGATCGCTGTTAGGGTTTCTAGTTGAACTCATTGCTTCAATCCCTAGTGTCATTATTGGTTTTTGGGGAATCTTTGTCTTGATTCCATTTATGAAACCGATTCAACTCTGGCTGCATCAGCAATTCGGTTGGATTCCGTTCTTTAGTACTGAAACCTTTGGACCAAGTCTACTCGTTGCTGGAACGATTCTAGCTGTGATGATCTTACCCACGATCGCAGCGATTAGCCGAGATGTGATGACAAGCATTCCGCAAGAGTTAAGAACTGCTTCGATGTCACTCGGTGCAACGCGGTGGGAAATGATTTTCACCATTCTCTTACCTGCGAGTGCTTCAGGAATTGTCGGAGCCGTCATTTTAGCGTTGGGTCGGGCGTTAGGCGAAACGATGGCTGTAACGATGGTAATTGGGAATTCGGATCAAGTTAGCTTATCGTTGCTAGATGCAAGTAATACGATTCCTGCAATTTTAGCAAACCAATTTCCCGAAGCGTTAGATGAATTACATATCGGCGCATTGATGTACTTAGCATTGATTTTATTTGCATTAACGTTAATCGTTAATATCATCGCAACCGTATTGGTAAAAATCGTAAGCTTCAAGCGTTAG
- a CDS encoding ExbD/TolR family protein, translated as MKFNKYQQSQIPEVNLVPMMDVIMTILTFFILVSMTLTSSKSVDATLPSTDKGVNNKPAPEPLIIGMTRAGQTEINNATVTETQIAEQVAAYFQRNPQGAIVLKADKSLAYEKVVQTLGTLRDVGGDRVSLAIE; from the coding sequence ATGAAATTTAACAAATACCAGCAAAGCCAAATTCCAGAGGTGAATCTCGTTCCGATGATGGACGTGATTATGACGATTCTGACGTTTTTCATTCTGGTGTCGATGACACTAACGAGTTCCAAATCTGTGGACGCAACGCTGCCTAGTACCGATAAAGGAGTCAACAATAAACCTGCTCCTGAGCCGCTGATTATTGGAATGACACGGGCTGGACAAACGGAAATTAACAATGCAACCGTCACAGAAACGCAGATTGCAGAACAGGTTGCAGCTTATTTTCAAAGAAATCCACAGGGCGCGATCGTGCTCAAAGCTGATAAGTCGCTTGCTTACGAAAAAGTGGTTCAAACTCTGGGAACGCTGCGAGATGTCGGAGGCGATCGCGTTTCTTTAGCGATCGAGTAG
- a CDS encoding MotA/TolQ/ExbB proton channel family protein: protein MSNLYEVVAKGGPLMLPLVGLSVASFACAFDRAVFWFQVLRTEDRVAHHILDAAQYSLTDARMIAEKARSQPIGRFMLAALKLNQPNPETFRLALETAGDEEFAKMRRGDKMLETAVAIAPLLGLLGTVTGLMLTFANLNVGGATLGAEQTTKAAAGIAEALTTTACGMVVAIIALALLRVSVTLQSQQMEYFSKIGGELELIYRQVWYEPWTNELAKAGSAQLSSELSVGS from the coding sequence ATGTCTAATTTGTACGAAGTTGTAGCGAAAGGGGGACCATTGATGCTTCCCCTCGTTGGTTTATCGGTTGCCTCTTTTGCATGTGCCTTCGATCGTGCAGTATTCTGGTTTCAAGTGCTCAGAACCGAAGACCGAGTCGCACATCATATCTTAGACGCAGCACAATATAGCTTGACCGATGCTCGAATGATTGCGGAGAAAGCCAGGTCGCAACCAATTGGACGCTTCATGTTAGCGGCTCTAAAACTCAACCAGCCCAACCCAGAAACTTTCCGATTGGCACTGGAAACGGCGGGTGATGAAGAATTTGCCAAAATGCGCAGAGGCGACAAGATGTTGGAAACAGCCGTCGCGATCGCGCCCCTGCTCGGATTGCTAGGAACTGTAACAGGTCTGATGTTGACCTTTGCCAACTTGAACGTAGGCGGCGCAACGCTCGGAGCAGAACAAACCACCAAAGCGGCAGCCGGAATCGCTGAAGCACTCACAACCACGGCTTGCGGTATGGTCGTCGCAATCATTGCGTTGGCACTTCTAAGAGTCTCTGTCACTCTGCAATCTCAGCAGATGGAGTATTTCTCTAAAATTGGTGGCGAGTTAGAACTGATTTATCGCCAAGTTTGGTACGAACCTTGGACAAATGAATTGGCGAAAGCAGGATCGGCTCAGTTATCTTCTGAACTCTCTGTCGGGAGCTAG